The DNA region TAAGCACTTTCTTCTGCTTCCAATGTTACATTCCACTCCAAATGAGTTGATTTTCCATGAGGAGTGAATGCATAAACTCCCTTGCTTGCACTAGTTCTGTTCTCATCAACCCCAAATTCACCGGGTATTACGTCCTTTATCGTTAAGTTTCTCTCAATACCGTGATTTGTTACTAGTATGCGGAACTTCCACTCCAAGTACGTATGAGTGGGAACTGTTGTGTTTCCTTCAAGCAATATTTTTTCTATTGTCGGATCACCCACCACAATAATCCTAATAGGACATGTGGTTATCTCAGCATCTCCGCCATCCCAGTGAGCGTAAAACTCCAGAGGAATAATATACTCCCCAGCAGGAACGTCACCTACACTTACATTCCCCATGAAAGTGTATTTATCTTCCGAAGCTATCTCCCTCTCTACTCCATCTTCAGTTTCTATCCAAACATCCATATTTACCGGAAGACCTGAGTAATTAGGATATAAGCGAACCCAAACACTCTTAAGCTCGTTTAAGTAGTTTCCAACCGTTAAAGCATCAAAAGTTAGATTACTATTCTTTTCCATAACAACAGTTGCTGCATACTCCTCATAACACATAAAGCTTAAATATTCCTTGTCATGAGGAACTACTGCCACTTTAACCTCTCTTCCTGCTTCAAAGTATATAAAAGTCCCACTCGAGCCGATAACCATCAATGATGACAGAAGCATCACTAGGATAATTGGCAAAATCTTTCTCATCTTCCTAACACCTCCGCTTTGACCTGCCTCCATAACGCCGATCGTTTAATTCTTATTTTGAGAATATCCCCCTCCCCAATTCCAGATACAATGTAAACTAACCCCAAGAAAACCGAAGTCTCCAGAAGGATAGCAAATATTGGGAGAATTGGGCTTATTGAATAAAGCCTGGTTATAATTGATTCGGGTAGTACAGGCATATATGCATTGACTTTAACTTTGTCCGCATATAGCGAGGTTTCTTCTGGAGTGTTTACAATGACTTTGATAGTTTTCTCCTCGTTGGCCCCCAAATCAAAACGCGTATCAGATATATCCGATATAAAAGGCGTTTCGACCGTTATGTGATAAATCATTGGATAAAAGTTCCCATTTTTAATCGTTAGCTCCCTCTCAAAAGTCGAACCCGGTAAGTACCATCCTTCTCTTAGTCCTCCTGCCGAAGTTACAACATATTCAATTGAAAAAACCTGCCAAGATACGAACATTGATGTGGCTATCATCACAAGCAATAACGCGGAGGCTAATATATAGAGTGTTTTGAATTTTACTTTAATGAATTTTTTCCTCCCTTTTCGCTTACTTGTTTTCTTTTCAGTGCTGAAGACAACAGCCCCTAAAAGCACAAGGAAAAATGCCAAAAACATTTTATTGTTGTTTGATATTCTTCCCTGGAGATAGCTCCCTAAGTTGGGTAGCTTAAGGGGGGTCTCACCAAGTATAACCACTTTTCCTGCTATCTGTTCTTTTGAAATAGGCGGTACTTTTCCATCTTGCTGATCCGTAGCAACGTTGTTGTCTCCCTTCGTTATGTAGCCATCATCTACAATAGCAACTACCCTGTGGACAGTCCAAGCACCATACATGTTAAAGACGATTATATCCTTAACATCAGCATTCCTTGAGAAAGGATTTATGAAGAAAAGGTCTCCCTTGCTTATAGTTGGGGTCATACTGTCGGAATAAGCATAAGACATGAAAATAGGTCTATCTAAGAGAACACCCACAATTGAACCCATAATAAGCATGAACACCACGGACAAAACACCGTATTCAATGAGCCGCTTCATTCACAGCTACCTCCGAAGGCTTCTATAGTTATCACCTGATTGTAATCACCTAGAGGCAAGCCATGTGTGTCAAAGCGTATTCCAACTTTGACTGATTCGTCTGCTAAAACAGTAAACTCTATACTTTGGGCCCAAAAGCCGGCGTAATCACCTTTAAAAAATGCAATGTTTGAAGAAGTAGAATTAACCCTAACACAAATTTCACTAAAACCAGTCTCGCTCTCATTGTTCTTAATCTCAAAAACCTCTTCAAAAACGTAAGTACTGTTTGAGGATAGGCCTTCACCAAACCCCGGATAAAATGGGCTCTCGTTGCTGATTTCAACTTTTAAAACTCCGTTGCTGAGATAAGAATAGGGAGGAAGGGGGTTTTCAATAGAAAAATTAGAAGCATTATCAGGAACAGCATAAACAACAGGAATTGGTCTTTCCACGTACCATCCCAAACTGCTAAAGAATAGCACAACTAACACAATAACTATATAAGATATTTTTATTATTTTTCTCACTTTTCTTCCCCCTTGAAAATTAAATAATAAGGAGCAAAGGCTCCAAAAATGAAATGACTAAATCTTCAGATCTAGTCTTCACATGGCCCAAGTGTTGCATCAAGGTTCAAGGTTCCGTCCACTGAGTCTCCATCGTCTAATCCGTCGCTGTCAATTATCATTCCAATTTCGACTACTTCTCCTGGAAGAATAGTAACATGGAGCTCATCCGTTCCTGGTTGACCCACGTAGTCTCCCTCAAAGAAGCTAACAGCGCCGCTTCCACTGTACTCAATGTTCATACAAATGGTTACGTTTTCCCAGAGATCATTGCTTACTCCGAAAATGTGCTCAAAGATATAGAGTGAGTCTGGACTAACTCCTTCTCCAAAGCCCTTTTGCCAGTTTCCATTGTTTGTGCTCAAATCAATTACGAGCATACCATTGTAGTTTATGTATGCATAAGGTTGCAGTGGTCTAAGGTCAATAAGTTCATTGTCGTCTGGGACAATAGCTATATGAACCTCTCTATCAGCCTCGAAGTATGCAAAGCTTGCACTGCTGGCTGTAACAGCGATCACGATCCCTGCTATTAGCATGAAGATTCCTAGTATCTTTTTCATATCACTTCACCCCCCCACATACAAAGGGTTGATCTCCTAGCGGCCATGCTTTAATAGTTACATTGCCATAGAAGTCGCCAAGTCCAAAACCACCTGTTGCTAGCTCCATACCAACTCCAAGTTCCTCACCAGGAGCTAGAACGAAACAGACATCTCCAGCTGCAGTATCTGAGTTGTACGGCTTAGTGTTGGTACCCGTTACGTACATATTTTTGGTCGGGTCATAGAAGGAGAAGGTTCCTGGATCTGAGGAGATTACCTCCACAACTATAGTCACATTCTCCCACAGGTCATTACTTACATAGAAGACGTGGTCAAAGTTATATCTTGACTGCGGGCTTAATCCTAAGCCTCTAATTGGCGTCTCGTTGTCCCACCAATCAGGGTCTTCCCATCCTGGCCAGTTGGGGTTGTTCATTGAGAAGTCTATAACTAGCTTTCCTCTGTAGTTTATGTATGCATATGGCTGTCCTGGGTGCAGATCAATGAGTTCCACATCGTCAGCCACTACTGCAATGTGACTGCTTCTTTGGGCTCTGTAGTCCCTAAAAGTAGCACTGGTGCCTAACGCAAAAGCGAAGGCTACTAGAATCCCTAAAATGCCAAGCGCTAAAACTTTTTTCATTTTTTCCCCTCCGGGTTTTTAAAGCGGTGCCCCATCTCATGATGGAACACTCAACTTACTTCTTGATTGTTATGCTATATAGACAATTTCTGCTTACTGAGCCGGTAATGAGTTGTTACTTAGCATTATATGCTCCGTATAACTCTATAGACCTTCATACGATGGATCATGGATAAAAGAAGGTATATGCCAGCAGCTATTGTTAATGGAATGTTGCTAAGCCACAATCCCGTGAGTGCAAAAATCAATGAAACCCCTGCATAAAAAGTGCTCCAACTTATGTCATGTTTTTCTACAACTTCCATGTAAATATCAACGTCCTCAGGGACAGCGATAAGCTCTACAATTCCCCTTTCAAAGCTTATTATTCCTGCTCTCTCCATCTTGGGAATGTGTGTCTGCACAAGACTTACATATACGCTTTTCCTATGCCTTCTGTCAGTCTGCCCTTCTTCCTCGGCTATAAACTCCACTATATCCCTAAGTTCTGCTTTGCCGTTTGACTTCTGGAGATACTCTATCAAAAGCATCCTTCTTTCATTCCCAAGTATCATAGAAGTGGTAGTCATCACACCACCAACCTATAATGCCTTCTACGATTTCCGTTTGTATAAAATACCTCAACAAGGCCTTTTTCCACAAGCTTTCTCAGCACTTTCTCTACTTTCTGTCGGGTGCATTCTATACCCATTTCATTTAAAAACCGAGTTAAAAATGCTACAGTAAGCTCACCTTGCTTTTCAAGGAGTCTTAAAATCTCAGTTTCTATAGATCTTTTAGTCTTTTCCAACATTTACTCACCTTTCACTATGTAATTATTTATCATTGTAAGCGGTATAGTGGGTCTAAACTTTCCGCTTATCCTCACTAATATTATTAAAAGAGGCGATTATGATTAGCATTAACTATAAAGATAACTAGGGCCTCATACTATTTAAACGTTCCTGAGAAGTTCGATTTCCAACAAAAAGCCGTTCTCACTGCTCTATTGAACACGAGACCAGCAATAAAGATTTAACACCCTCTGAAGCAACATGATTCAAATATAGGACATTAGACAGCATTTTGAAAATTTAGAAAAAAATCAATCATTTTCCAATAACTCCAAATATGTTCCGAGGGAGTATGCCAAACGTATGAATTATACCCATAGACATCCAAAACCGTCAAGTTACCTCAGAAAGACTTAACATAAACAGAGCCAATATTTCATGGTTCGAATAGCAGAAGTAAGATGAAAAATGGGGTTCGACTCTCTGGAGCCCATGTTAATGGTAGCCCCGCGGGGATTCGAACCCCGGTCGCGGGATCCAAAGTCCCGCATGCTTGGCCGCTACACCACGGGGCTGTGCCCGTTGGATAGATGTGGTGAAGGGTTTATAAATTTTGCTCTATTATGTGGACTCAATAACAAGCTCTACATAAAAAGCCCACAGGAGGCTATAAGCATAATATTCCAGTTTAAGCACGTTTTTGCCAGATTAAGGTGTATACTATTATTTATAAGCTAAATTAGCGTTGATGAGGGAAGATTTAGAGGTCTAAAATCAAACACGCGTTGATGATATAGTTAAGCTGAAAGCAAAATAAAAGAAGATATTAAAAGCAGTTTGGAATAGCTTATTATTTAGCGTTTTTTCTATCTAAAGATTCCTCCCAGGTGAGTATCATGTGAGTAAAAGTCCCTTCTTCTTCCTTTATGCCCCTCTTAATTTCAGAGACGTGAGCATATTCGGCTTTGAACTGTTCCAAAATGTAATCTACAGCCTTTTCCGGGTCAGCCTTGTCACCACATGTGTAAACATCCAAAGCAGCATATCTCTCCTCCGGCCATGTGTGTATGGAGATGTGGGATTCTGCAACTATAACCACTCCGCTGACTCCTGTTGGGGAGAACTTAAAGAAGTAGCTCGATTTGACCTCCATATTGCTTACTTGTGCAGCTTTTAGGAATATCTCTCTGATCTTGTTTGCATCACTCAAAATCTCTGCATCGCACCCAGCAGCCTCAACAACGTAGTGATATCCAATTGTATCACTCACCGCAACCACCTCACTTATGCTATGGGTTCATAAGCTAAAGTCTATCACCTAACTAATAAACTTAACCATCCCACTTCCTTCTCTCAAAGTTTATCGGAGCGATGTAGGTTTTATAGAACTCTCTAAGCCTCCTCGTATGAATCTCAATCCATTCGCCGCTAACCTTTCTCCTAGCAACACCATCCTTAAGTGCCTGCTCTGCGACGGCACGAGCTTCCTTAGGATACACATCCGGATGTAGAGGAGAGGGTATAATGTAATCTTCACTAAGCTCTTCATCGCTCACAACGCTCGCTATAGCCTTAGCTGCCGCAATATTCATTTGAAGCGTTATATCTCTCGCTTTAACGTCCAGAGCACCTCTAAAAATTCCAGGAAAACCAAGAACATTGTTAATTTGATTTGGATAGTCACTCCTACCTGTGGCCACAATCCTAGCGCCGGCCTTTTTGGCCTCTTCCGGCATTATTTCGGGAATTGGATTTGCCATGGCAAAAACTATTGCATCATCGGCCATTTTAGCGACCATGTCCCCACTAACCAATCCCCCAACGCTCACACCAATGAAAACATCCGCACCTTCCATGGCATTTGCCAAGCTCCCGCTCAAGTTCTCACGATTGAACTTAGCTACCTCTTCCTTGTAGGGATTTAAGTTTTCTCTCCCCTCATAAATTATACCATGTCTATCTACCATTAGAATGTCCCTAACACCCATATAATGCAAAAGCCTGGCAATAGCAATGCCTGCAGCGCCCGCGCCGCTCATAGCGACTTTAATCTCACCAAATTTCTTTCCCACAAGTTTTAGGGCATTAATAAGGCCTGCAATGGTAACAACAGCAGTTCCATGCTGGTCATCATGAAAAACTGGAATGTCCAATTCCATCTTTAATCTCTCTTCAATCTCAAAGCAGCGAGGAGCACTTATGTCTTCCAGATTAATGCCTCCGAATCCTTTTGAGATGAGTTTTAGTGTATCAACAATTTCATCGACATCTCTGCTATCAATTAGGATCGGAAAAGCGTCAATTCCCGCAAGTGCCTTAAAAAGAACACATTTTCCTTCCATAACAGGCATTCCCGCTAAAACACCAATGTCACCAAGACCTAGAATAGCGCTCCCGTCTGTTGCAACTGCCACAGTGTTTGGGATTATCGTATAGTCCTCATAGCTTTCCCCCTCATGAATGGCTTTGCACGGCTCAGCAACTCCAGGGGTGTAAGCGAGGGTTAAGTCGTAGAAGTCCTCAAGCTTAACCTTTGGAATAACCTCTATTTTGCCATTACCAGGAAAATTGTTCCTGTGATACTCTAATGCATCTTTCTTAAGGTTCTTCCTCTGCTCTTTGCTAATTTTCATTCTCCTTCACCCAATGAACAGCTTTGGTTGTCACCTAATACTTTAAATAGACGTTTCTTTAAATTTGACATACAAAATAAAAACCCAGCAAATAAAAAACTTTATCTTGAGAAATCAAAACAAATTGCCGGGGTGAAAATATGAGACCCAAATTCCTAAAGAAACTTGCTGAAATGGAGCATAAAAAGATGATTATGTATCCCTTAATTGTTTTTGTTGTAGCTCTACTCATTTTGGCGGTTAAACCCCCCACACTAGGAATTGACCTAGCTGGTGGTGTTGTTGTAACTGCCCAAGGGGTAAGCACAAATCCAGATGAAGTTGCAAAATACGTTAGCGATAAGTTAGGAATAGAAGTTAGGGTGGAGAGCTTTACTAGCTTAGCCGGAGGAGGTATAAACGTTTATGCGCCTGCGGGGTCTTCTCCTGAGGACATAATAAGCGTTCTAAAGGAAAAGTTCCCAGACGCAAAATACGCACAAAGTGAAGTACAACCGACGTTTGGAGAAATGGCACAAAAGCAGGGAATTAAAGCTATAAGCTATGCGTTTCTAGGAATGGCTATAGTGGTATTCCTCTTCTTCAGGGTTTTGGTACCTTCATTCACGGTCATATTCTCCGCAATATCAGACATGATAATAGCGGTAGCTTTAATGAGTCTAGTAGGAATAGAGCTGAGCCAAGCCACAATAGCGGCTCTGCTGATGTTGATAGGTTATTCAGTTGACAGCAACATCCTCTTGACAACAAAGCTCCTCAAGAAGAAAGAAGACACGATAAAGGAAGCCTACTTTTCCGCTGTGTCTACAGGTTTCACCATGAGTACTACAACTCTAGGCGCTTTAGCATCACTTTGGCTCATCTCAACAGCCCCAGTAATCGACCAAATTGCCGTAGTTTTGGTATTCGGTCTCCTAGCGGATTTCATGAACACTTGGGTTCTCAACGCTGGAGTTTTAAAGTGGTATCTCTCAAGGGGTGAAAAGCAATGAAGTGGAAAAATCTCCTGCTAAATTGGCGCGTTTTATTGTTGCTCATCTTTGTAATAGGCTCATTTGCTTCTATAATTGCGTATGGACTAACATTTGGTCTCGACATAAGCGGGGGTACTGCAATAACAGTTAGACTTGAAAAGCCAGTCGACCAGAACACTATGGATAAAGTTGTTACTTCACTTACTAACAGAATTAACCGTTTAGGTATAGCAGATGTCAAAGTGGAGCCTTGGGGAGACCAGTACATAATTGTAAAAGTAGCAAACGTTAGTGAAGATACTGTGAGGGGAATTAAAGAGACTATTGAAAAGCAAGGTGTCTTCTACGCTGAATTTGAGGGAGAGATCTTTGCTACTGGAGAGGATATAGTCCAAGTGTTTGAGTATAGAATTGAACCAAGCACTTATAGATGGCACGTTCCATTCCAAATCTCCCAAAAAGCAGCCGAGAGATTTGCTCAACTAGCTTTAAACAAGCCGGGGTATCCTGTTGATATGTTTTTAGACCCACCCGTTAACTCCCTCCTTTTAGTGTCCCAAGAAACTTACAATGTAATGAAGGATGAGTTCAATGCCCAAGCTCCCCAAGCTATGTCACTTCCTGAGCGCATTAAGAAGGCATTCAACATAGATACTGTGGTATACGCTAACCAAAGCATTGATGAAATAGTTGATTTAGCTAAAGATAAAGACTTGGTGGTGCTGATCGGGGTCAACGGGAACCTAAAGGATGAACTTGAGAGCAGAGGGGTTAGAGTTAGGGTTATAGAGAGAGGAAAGGACGAGACAACATACGATTTGATAACAAAAGCCCTAGGTCTATACGGTCCATACAGCGTTGGTGAAGGATTAACTCACGGCCAAGCTGCGACAAACGTAGAGATTACAGGCTCTTCTTCAAATCCATACCTAGCTCAACAGGAGGCAAGCATAATCTCCGTCGTCCTTGCAAGTGGTTCACTACCCATTAAAGTTTATGTAGAGGGAACACAATACATCTCCGCCGAGCTTGGAAGAGACTTCAAGAACCAAGTGCTCATAGCAGGTATAGCTGCTCTATTGGTAGTTGGTGCAGTGGTTTACGCTCACTATAGGAAGCTTAGGATAGCAATACCAGTCGTAAGCACAAGCTTGAGCGAAGTAATTATAATCCTAGGCGTTGCGGCACTGATTAAGTGGAACTTGGACTTACCAAGTATAGCTGGTATTATTGCGGCAATTGGAACAGGTGTAGACCAGCAAATAGTCATCACGGACGAGTTGTTAGGCTCTCAAAGGAAGGAGAGAATAACTAAGAGAAGCGGCGTCCTAAAGAGAATGGGAAGGGCTTTCTTCGTTATCTTAGCGTCGGCAACAACAACCGTTGTGGCAATGAGCTTCCTATTCAAGTTCTTCGTAGGAGGTCTTAGAGGATTTGCATTCACAACAATATTGGGCGTGCTGATAGGTATAAGCATAACGAGACCAGCATATGCAGAGATAGCGAAGATGCTTTTGAGCGAGAAGAAGAGGTGATGGAATGTTTGTTGTAGTAATGGGTGCGGGCAGAGTTGGATTTTTAGTCTCGAAGATGCTCGAAAGTGAGGGACATGATGTAACCATAATAGAAAGCAATAAAGAGAAGGCAAAGGAGCTTGCCAACTTGATAAACGGTTTAGTGATAAACGGAGATGCAACAAACCAAAGCGTGCTCGAGGAGGCAAATATAAAGCAGGCAGATGCATTTGCTGCTCTGACAGGACAGGACGATGCTAACTTATTGGCATGCATACTTGCAAAGCACCTAAACCCAAACATAACCACCATCCTAAGGGTCAGCAACATTAAGAACAAGCAAGTCTTTGAGCAAGTTGAGGACTTAAAGAAGTACTTTGACTACGTCGTAAGTCCAGAAGAAATGGCAGCTAACTACATATTTAGAACTATCGTAACTCCCGGCTTTGATAGAGTCATGCTGCCAAAGGAAGGCGCGGAGATAGTTCAGTTCAGCATAAACAGCGAAAACGATATTTCGGAAAAGCTCGTAAAAGAACTTGGATTGCCAAGAGATTCCTTAATAGTGGCAGTTTATGACGAAAAAGGAAATCTAATAATACCCTCTGGAGAGACAAAACTCCCAAAGAAGGGCCAAGTCATAATATTCGCAAGGGACAAAGCTCTCGAAGAGATAAAAAAGATATTCGAGAAAAAGAGAGAGTAGCTTTCTCCCCTTTAATTTTAAATATTCTGAGAGCGATTCCTTCTTTGATGCCTTATGTTGAAGTGCCAAATTTGTAAGGCCACATATCCAGATGTTTTTCGCTTAAAGTGTGACTGTGGTGGCCTCTTAGACGTTGTGAATGAGTTTGAAAAACCCCTCGAGGACCTCTTAAACAGTGATTATTTAGACATTAGAAGATATCTAAACCTTTTACCTGTGAACCAAAAAACTCTCCCCTCACTAACTCCCCCAATAACCCCAGTTATCGAGAGAAAAATCGAAGGGATGAAAGTTTTATTCAAGCTCGAATACTTAATGCCGAGCGGTTCCTTTAAAGATAGAGGAACCTACGTCACCGTTGCAAAGCTTAAAGAGGAGGGTATAAAAGAGATAAGCCTCGATTCTTCGGGAAACGCTGCAATAAGCTTTGCTCTCTTTGGAAAGGCTGAAAACATTAGAGTTCACGTCTTTATTCCAAAACATACAAGTGAAGGCAAAAAGAAGCTCTTAAGGCTTTTAAAGGCAGAGATTCATGAGATAGACGGCTCAAGAATGGAAGTTCATGAGAAGGCCCAAGAGTTTAAAGGAGCCACATACGTTTCCCACTGGTATAACCCCTATTTTTTGGAAGGGACTAAATTAACAGCTTATGAAGCTTTTGAACAGATTGGAGAAGTTGAATATGTAATAATACCCACAGGCAGCGGTAGTTTATTTTTAGGCCTATACAAGGGGTTCAAGGAGCTCGAAAGATTTGGAAAAATAAAGAAGATCCCCAAACTAATCGCAGTCCAAGCAAAGGGATTTGAAAGCTTGGGAAAGAGGAGCAAAGAAAAAAACATGCTCGGAGAGGGAATAGCAATTCCAGAGCCGCCAAGAAAGGAGCAGATAAAAAGTGCTCTCAAAGAATCTAAAGGAGTGCACATTTCCGTAAGTGAAGAAGAGACAAAGAAAGCTCTGGAAGAACTCAGATCAATGGGCTTTATTGTAGAAGCAACGTCTGCAGTGGGCTACGCAGGATTTAAACTACTCCTAAAGAAAGAATTATTAAAAGAAAACTCCAAAACACTAATGCCCTTAACTGGTTCAGGGTTCAAATCATTGACATTATGATGAAAATTTTTTCATGAATGCGTATGAAATTGTAAAAAATAACATATCATAAGCATAAAGTATTTAAAGCAACCAGAGTAGCCAAAAATGTGCCTAATTTTCACGTTCACAGGAGATGATGCTTATGGAGGACGTTATTAAGCAAATCGTTGAGGCCGAAAAGGAAGCAGAGGAGAGGATTGAAAAAGCCAAGCAAGATGCAAAGCTTATTATTCAAAAAGCAAGAGAAGATGCAAAAAACATTGAGAATTCCATAATACAAAAGGCTCAGGAAGAGTCCAAAAAGATTGTTGAGGCAAAAAAGAAGGAAGGCGAGCAAGAAGCTGAAAAGATTTTAGAAGAGAATGAAAAAGAACTTGAGGAGCTTAAGGCAAGAGCGATAGAGAATTTTGAGAAGGCCGTTGATGAAGCGTTAAAGCTCGTCAGAGGGATTTGAGATGTTTAAGCCCCACGAGATGGTCAAGCTCGAGGTCATCAGCCTTAACAGGTATAAGGACAAGCTTCTTACGTATCTCCATGAAGAGGGCGTAGTTGAAATAAGGGAAGTTAAAGTTGATATAGCTCAAAAAGACACTCCAAATGAGTTCTATCGAAAGGCAGCATCATACAGCATAGGCATATCAAGGCTCGTAGAGTTCTTGGGAGCGTTTAAAAAAGAGGGTAAAGGGGGCATAAAAAGCTTCATATTCCCGGAGCCACTCCCAAAGAATCCATTCAAATACACAAGCATTGAAGACCTCGTAAAAGAAGTGGAGAACTTCTTAGAGAAAGCTGAACCTGAGATAAAGAAAGTCGAGCAGAAATTAAACTCAACCACAACCGAGATTGAGAGAATAAAGACTGACATAAACATTTTAGAGCTCCTCTCAGCCCTCGAAATTGATGTCGCCTATATGAGGGGAACAAAGTTTCTAGAGATTGTTGCAGGAACTGTGGATAGGGAGAAGTTCTCCCCAATGATCGAAGAGCTCACCAAAACCCTCGAAAAAAGGATAGCCTATGTATCCAAAGAACTAAAAGGACAATATCTGGTTGTTGTTGTGGTCTTAAAGCAAGATTATGATAAAGCTAATCCAATTTTGGCAAAGTATTCCTTTGGAAGGATAGAAGTCCCAGAGGGCAAAGGAACACCAAGAGAGTTAATAAAGGAATATCAATCAAAGCTCAGCGAAAAGGAGAGAGAGCTTGAGGATATAAAGAAAGAAGCACAGGCCATCTCTGAAAAATACTACGATAAGCTCGTTTTTTACCAAGAGCTGATGGAGAACGAGAGGGAGAAAGCAAACACACTAAGCAATTTAGCTAGAACGAACATGACTTTCGCTCTGTTTGGATGGACACCGAAGGAAAACGTGGATAAGCTGATTAAGGGCATTAAAGAGGTCACAGAAGGCAAAGTCCACATAAACATCAAAGAGCCTACAGAGAAAGAACTCGATGATATTCCAATCAAGCTTAAAAACCCGGGATGGGCAAAGCCCTTTGAGCTGTTAACAGAGATGTTTGGTGTACCCAAATACAACGAGTTCGATCCTACACCAATATTAGCATTCACATACTCATTCTTCTTCGGCTTCATGCTAACGGACTTCATGTACGGACTGCTAATAGGTGTAATAGCTGCCTTACTGGTTAAAGGCCACAAGCATCTCGAAGATGGTACATACCAATTCTCAAAAATCCTCCTTTGGAGTGCAGTGTTCACAATGATCATGGGTGTGGTGTTCGGGAGCTACTTTGGAGATGCCCTCCAAAAAGTTGGCAACGTGCTTGGCTTTAATGTCCCAATGGCAATAGACGCGATGAGAGGGGCACTCACAGTCCTCATAATAGCTCTCGTAATCGGTTTAATCCACCTTTTCATAGGATACACCATGGGTTTCATAGTCAAGCTGAGAAACGGAGAAGTAAAATCCGCTTTGACGGAACAGCTGTCATGGATGCTCATCATAATCGGTGTATCTCTCTTCGCCATTAGCTTGAACAATCCTGCATTAGCACTCCCAGCCAAGGCGGTGTTTGGAGTAGGATTCATACTATTCATAATAGCAGAGCTCTCAAATGGAGGACTAGCAGCTCTAATGATAATCTCAGACTTCTTCGGCTTCATAGGAAACTGGCTCAGCTACGCTCGTTTGATGGCCCTAGCTTTGGCAACCTCAGGAATAGCCATGGTCATTAACATACTCGTCGGAATGATATGGGGAGTTAAGCTTGGCCCAGTACCCCTAGGGATACTCATAGGCCTCGTGCTCTTCATAGGAGGGCACATATTCTCAACAGCAATAAACGCATTAGGTGCTTTCGTTCACGCTCTCCGTTTACACTATGTTGAATTTTTCGGAACGTTTTACTCCGGAGAAGGCAAAAAGTTTGAGCCTTTCAAATCTAAGAGGGAAGTGTCAAAACTCGAGTTAGAACTTTAAAAGAGGAGGTGTTAGGAAATGGACCCAATAGTTTACGTGTCTTTAGGTGCCGCGCTTGCGGCCGGTATTGCTGGAGCTGCATCCTCATTTGGTGTTGGTGTAGCAGGTGCAGCCGCAGCTGGAGCAGTTGCAGAGGATGAGAAGAACTTTAGAAACGCTTTGATATTAGAGGGTCTCCCAATGACCCAAAGTATCTATGGTTTGATCACCCTATTCCTAATATTGCTAGTCTCAGGAATACTCGGTGGAGGATTCAAGTTTG from Palaeococcus pacificus DY20341 includes:
- a CDS encoding signal peptidase I, translating into MKRLIEYGVLSVVFMLIMGSIVGVLLDRPIFMSYAYSDSMTPTISKGDLFFINPFSRNADVKDIIVFNMYGAWTVHRVVAIVDDGYITKGDNNVATDQQDGKVPPISKEQIAGKVVILGETPLKLPNLGSYLQGRISNNNKMFLAFFLVLLGAVVFSTEKKTSKRKGRKKFIKVKFKTLYILASALLLVMIATSMFVSWQVFSIEYVVTSAGGLREGWYLPGSTFERELTIKNGNFYPMIYHITVETPFISDISDTRFDLGANEEKTIKVIVNTPEETSLYADKVKVNAYMPVLPESIITRLYSISPILPIFAILLETSVFLGLVYIVSGIGEGDILKIRIKRSALWRQVKAEVLGR
- a CDS encoding DUF1102 domain-containing protein, encoding MRKIIKISYIVIVLVVLFFSSLGWYVERPIPVVYAVPDNASNFSIENPLPPYSYLSNGVLKVEISNESPFYPGFGEGLSSNSTYVFEEVFEIKNNESETGFSEICVRVNSTSSNIAFFKGDYAGFWAQSIEFTVLADESVKVGIRFDTHGLPLGDYNQVITIEAFGGSCE
- a CDS encoding DUF1102 domain-containing protein translates to MKKILGIFMLIAGIVIAVTASSASFAYFEADREVHIAIVPDDNELIDLRPLQPYAYINYNGMLVIDLSTNNGNWQKGFGEGVSPDSLYIFEHIFGVSNDLWENVTICMNIEYSGSGAVSFFEGDYVGQPGTDELHVTILPGEVVEIGMIIDSDGLDDGDSVDGTLNLDATLGPCED
- a CDS encoding DUF1102 domain-containing protein, coding for MKKVLALGILGILVAFAFALGTSATFRDYRAQRSSHIAVVADDVELIDLHPGQPYAYINYRGKLVIDFSMNNPNWPGWEDPDWWDNETPIRGLGLSPQSRYNFDHVFYVSNDLWENVTIVVEVISSDPGTFSFYDPTKNMYVTGTNTKPYNSDTAAGDVCFVLAPGEELGVGMELATGGFGLGDFYGNVTIKAWPLGDQPFVCGGVK
- a CDS encoding DUF7344 domain-containing protein; this translates as MTTTSMILGNERRMLLIEYLQKSNGKAELRDIVEFIAEEEGQTDRRHRKSVYVSLVQTHIPKMERAGIISFERGIVELIAVPEDVDIYMEVVEKHDISWSTFYAGVSLIFALTGLWLSNIPLTIAAGIYLLLSMIHRMKVYRVIRSI
- a CDS encoding BlaI/MecI/CopY family transcriptional regulator; translated protein: MLEKTKRSIETEILRLLEKQGELTVAFLTRFLNEMGIECTRQKVEKVLRKLVEKGLVEVFYTNGNRRRHYRLVV
- the speD gene encoding adenosylmethionine decarboxylase, with the protein product MSDTIGYHYVVEAAGCDAEILSDANKIREIFLKAAQVSNMEVKSSYFFKFSPTGVSGVVIVAESHISIHTWPEERYAALDVYTCGDKADPEKAVDYILEQFKAEYAHVSEIKRGIKEEEGTFTHMILTWEESLDRKNAK
- a CDS encoding NAD(P)-dependent malic enzyme produces the protein MKISKEQRKNLKKDALEYHRNNFPGNGKIEVIPKVKLEDFYDLTLAYTPGVAEPCKAIHEGESYEDYTIIPNTVAVATDGSAILGLGDIGVLAGMPVMEGKCVLFKALAGIDAFPILIDSRDVDEIVDTLKLISKGFGGINLEDISAPRCFEIEERLKMELDIPVFHDDQHGTAVVTIAGLINALKLVGKKFGEIKVAMSGAGAAGIAIARLLHYMGVRDILMVDRHGIIYEGRENLNPYKEEVAKFNRENLSGSLANAMEGADVFIGVSVGGLVSGDMVAKMADDAIVFAMANPIPEIMPEEAKKAGARIVATGRSDYPNQINNVLGFPGIFRGALDVKARDITLQMNIAAAKAIASVVSDEELSEDYIIPSPLHPDVYPKEARAVAEQALKDGVARRKVSGEWIEIHTRRLREFYKTYIAPINFERRKWDG